In the Nocardia asteroides genome, TGAGGGGCAGGGGTTTCGCGCCGCGGGCGGCGAGCATGCCGCTCATGAGCTGGGATTCGCCCTCCTGGGTCTGCACCATGGTCTGGGCGAGGCTGCGGACCGGCGTGGTCTCGGCGTGGTCGGCGGCGTAGCGGATCATCTCCAGCCCGCCCTGGTGGTGGCGGAGCATGAGCTGCAGGAAGAGGGTGTCGAGGCCGGGGCCCATGGCTTGGCGGAGGCTGGCGAGTTCCTCCTGGGAGGCCATGCCGGGCATCATCGCCACGGGAGCGGCCGCGGACGACGAGCCGCCGTGCGCGTGACCGCCTTCGGGGGAGGTCATCCAGGCCATGTGGCCGTCGGTGCTCTGCGCGGGTTCGCCCCACAGCTGGAGCCAGCCCTGCATGCGGCCGACCTGGTTCTGCTGGGTGGTGAGGATGTCGTAGGCGAGCCGCCGCACGTCGGTGTCGGTGCTGCGGACGAGCAGGACGCCGGCCATCTCCACCGCCTGCGCGTGGTGCGCCGACATGTCCTGCAGGAATCCGACGTCGACCGGGCCGGGGTCGGGCTGGCGG is a window encoding:
- a CDS encoding DUF305 domain-containing protein, with amino-acid sequence MSGEPDTAERSATERPESLAGQFRRQRTALLVFGVLGAMLIGFALGALARLPIDGPRQPDPGPVDVGFLQDMSAHHAQAVEMAGVLLVRSTDTDVRRLAYDILTTQQNQVGRMQGWLQLWGEPAQSTDGHMAWMTSPEGGHAHGGSSSAAAPVAMMPGMASQEELASLRQAMGPGLDTLFLQLMLRHHQGGLEMIRYAADHAETTPVRSLAQTMVQTQEGESQLMSGMLAARGAKPLPLN